The following DNA comes from Flavobacterium sp. N3904.
ATACAGAAGATGAAAAAAATATTTTTAATCACATTATTCTTTATAGGAATTAGTGTAATTCAAGCTCAAGAACTAAAATGGTACACCGATGTGAAAGAAGCAATTACGGTTTCAAATAAAGAAAAAAAACCGTTAATGCTATTTTTTACAGGTAGTGATTGGTGTGGATGGTGTATTCGTTTGCAAAATGAGGTACTCAAAACTCCTGAGTTTAGCAAATGGGCCAAAGAAAGTGTTGTACTTGTAGAATTGGATTTTCCTAGAAGAACCGCTCAACCAGAAGAAATTAA
Coding sequences within:
- a CDS encoding thioredoxin family protein, yielding MKKIFLITLFFIGISVIQAQELKWYTDVKEAITVSNKEKKPLMLFFTGSDWCGWCIRLQNEVLKTPEFSKWAKESVVLVELDFPRRTAQPEEIKKQNNELQQAFGVQGFPTVFFANATVKDGKVNFEGLGNTGYVAGGPTAWLAVAEPFVKKPTLSPEPAKTKKSKKS